From one Amphiura filiformis chromosome 13, Afil_fr2py, whole genome shotgun sequence genomic stretch:
- the LOC140168657 gene encoding microfibril-associated glycoprotein 4-like, whose protein sequence is MASITYTCIFLLFLLITQGYVYCSEATNDNLVYGNDSQYENVTELPDSYDELVILMEQQNQLLETLAHQQNVQNKILSGIANILQNHEQQLQNVSESMATLIDNTNTQNEMLNTMASSLERLEDREYEQVDLMAARLPAPLAKDCTEILYQGETTNYGIYTIKPEDDLMAFPVSCDLETEGNGWIVIQRRYDGSKDFYRGWEDYKNGFGDLRGEHWLGLEKVYQLTKSEKYRWQLRIDLEDFQGNTIFMVFDDFYLDGEEDNYRLSLGTRCRYSSGNGHPCMSLDPHIDEYFSTYDRDNDGADVNCAYNQRGGWWYYSSASCHTSNLNGPYLGSPVINARGMVWYHWKYSEEVLKRSEMKIARIL, encoded by the exons ATGGCGTCAATAACATATACGTGTATTTTTCTGTTGTTCCTCCTAATAACGCAAGGTTATGTTTATTGTAGCGAGGCTACAAACGATAATTTAGTATACGGAAATGATTCTCAATATGAGAATGTCACAGAACTGCCAGATTCTTATGACGAACTGGTCATTCTTATGGAACAGCAAAATCAACTCCTGGAAACGTTAGCACATCAACAGAATGTACAGAACAAAATTTTAAGTGGAATTGCAAACATATTGCAAAATCATGAGCAACAACTGCAAAATGTATCTGAAAGTATGGCAACTTTGATTGACAATACTAATACCCAGAACGAAATGCTTAACACTATGGCGTCCTCTCTAGAGCGTCTAGAAGACAG ggAATATGAACAGGTAGATCTGATGGCAGCGAGATTACCAGCACCGCTTGCAAAAGATTGTACAGAGATCCTCTATCAAGGTGAAACCACTAATTACGGTATCTACACAATAAAACCAGAAGATGATTTGATGGCTTTTCCAGTTTCTTGCGATCTTGAAACTGAAGGTAATGGATGGATAGTCATCCAAAGAAGATATGACGGATCGAAAGATTTCTACAGAGGCTGGGAAGATTATAAAAACGGGTTTGGTGATCTTCGTGGAGAGCACTGGCTTGGGTTAGAAAAGGTCTATCAACTCACAAAGTCCGAGAAATATAGATGGCAACTGCGAATAGATTTAGAAGACTTTCAGGGCAATACAATTTTTATggtatttgatgatttttatctTGATGGCGAAGAAGATAATTACAGGCTTTCTTTAGGCACTCGTTGTCGATATTCGTCTGGGAATGGACATCCGTGTATGTCTCTTGATCCGCATATCGATGAATATTTCAGTACATATGATCGCGATAACGATGGTGCGGATGTAAATTGCGCTTATAATCAGAGGGGAGGATGGTGGTATTATAGTAGCGCCAGCTGTCATACGTCCAACTTAAATGGGCCTTACTTGGGCAGTCCTGTGATCAATGCGAGAGGAATGGTGTGGTATCACTGGAAATATAGCGAAGAAGTGTTAAAGAGATCCGAAATGAAGATAGCGCGCATATTGTAA